TCGCGGAAGGCGGCCCGGTCGGCGGTCGCCTGTTCGCGGTCCGTGGCCGCGGCATCGCGGTCGGCTGCGGCCTGCTGCCACAACTCGGACAGTCGCTCCGGGTGCGCTGCCGCCGACTGCTCGCGCCGGTGGGCGGCTTCCGCGCGATCGGCCGCCCTCCGATCACGATGCTCGGCCGCTCGCAGCCGGTCCCGTGCGGCCCGGTGTGCCTGCTGCCCGGTGTCGTCGCGGGCGGTCGCCGCGCGATCGCGGGTCCGGGCGTCCTCGTCGCGATCGTGTGCCACCGTGTCCCGGACCTCAGCGGCATCGTCGCGTGCTTGTCCGGCCCGGTCCCGGTCGTCCGGGCCGTCCACGCCGTATCGCGCCACCATGGGCCCATTCTCTCCCCGGCAGGGGCTTCCGGCGAAGCACCGCACACCCATGAGGCGGCAATCTTCGAAGGGTTGCTGATCCGGAGCGGTCTCGTGCCGGAGAGCGGATCGGGTCCTGAGTAAGCTGGCGCGCCATGGAACCCGCTCTCTCCTACCGTGACGCCAACCGGGCCAGGCTGCGCAACACCCTGGTGTCCGCGGCCCGGGAGCTGGCCGTCGCCAACGGCTGGGACCGGGTGCGGATGGCCGATGTGGCGCGTGCCGCCGGGGTCAGCCGGCAGACCGTCTACAACGAGTTCAGCACCCGGGGCGGGCTGGCCGAGGCGCTCGCGGTGCGCGAGATCGACGCGTTCACCGCCGCGGTCCGGGCCCGGTTGCACGAGCACGGCGGTGACGTCCGCGCGGCCGGACACGCGGCGATCCTGCACACGCTGCGCGAGGCCGCCGGTAACCCGCTGATCAAGGCGATCCTGACCGGCGGGCCGGGCGACGCCGACGAGCTGCTGCCCTACCTCACCACCCGCTCCGACCTGCTGCTCGCCGCGGCCTGCGCGGTGATCGAGGAGTGGGCGGCCGCCACTGTTCCGGACACCGATCCGGCAACGACGAAGCTGGCCGGTGAGTCCATCGTCCGCCTCACCGTCAGTCACATCATGCTGCCGACCGCATCCCCCGAGCTCACGGCGGACGCCCTGGCCGAGGTCTTCACTCGCCTGATGAGCTGATCTCGTCCGCACGGTCGGGCCGGCCCAGGCGGAACGGCATCGCGGGTGCGAAGTGCTCGATCTCGACCGTCTCGGAGTACGTGCCGTCCGGCTTCGTCTCGATCTTGTGGAAGGCGCGCTTGACCCCCTTGGTCCGCCAGAGATGCAGTCCGTACATCACCGCCGAGACGATCAGCCCGACCTCGATCACCGGCATCTTGGTCTGCGCGTTGGTGATCGCCTGACGCACGGTCTCCGCCTGGCCCTCGTCGTACCAGAGCCAGCTCAGCACCGCGAGTGCGGTGGCGGACAGTTCCTCCGGCGACGACCGCAGCGCGGTGGCCGCGGCTTCCGCCTCCACGGCGTACGACTCGTCGAGTTCGGCCCGCATCTCGGCGGCCGAAAGGTCGTCGCTGAACTCGGCGACCGCGTAACGGGCGGCCTGCAGGATCGTCTCGCGGTCCGCCCGCTGGTCGGTGAGGAACGTGCTGAGGCTCGGGGTCAACGCCAATCTCCTTCGATCGAGAGCGAACGGGCGATCCACGGGGTCAGTCCGGACGCCTCGGCGGCGTCGCCGGCCGCGCGCACGGCGCCGGCCAGGGGCATGCCGGAGGCGTACAGGTCGATGGTGTGGTCCAGCAGCGCGGCGGTCGGGCCGGCCTGCACGTCCCAGGCCGGCGCCACCAGGGCACGGACGCCGCTCCGGCGCAGGGCGGCGAAGATGCCCAGCCGGTCGCCCGCCGCCGTGGAGACCGCGGCCCGGCTCGAGCAGGCGGCCGAGAAGATCGTGGCGTGTGAGCCGGTGAGGTCGCGGCACTCCCGCCAGCCGAACCGGTGCGGCCGGCCGCGCGAGTGCGCGGCCAGCGAGCCGGCCATCGGCAGCGTGCCCGCGTGCGCGAGCATCAGGCACACCTCGTTCTCCTCCGGGCTGACGTAGCCGTGACAGAGGATCTTCACGATGTCGGTGTCCCGGAGCAGTTCGAGCAGCCAGTCGCGGTCGCACTCGGGCGGGGCGCGGTGGCGGACGACCCGCTCGCCACCGTGGCGGCGCAGGGTGTGCCCGACCGACGCGGCCAGGGCGTCCCGGACGGCTTCCGGTTCGTTGAAGCGCGGCACGTGCACGATCCCGATGCTGTTCCCGGCCGGGGCGGGTGGCCGGGAGACGATGTCGAACAGCTCGGACCAACTGCTGACGTACGAAGCGGTCCAGCCCGGCCCGATCGTGGTGTGCCACGGGGCGCCGGGCATCTCGGGGTGTTCCATGAACACGACGTGTGGCCGTGGGCCGGACCCGGAGCCGGCCAGGACCAGGAACTCCTGGATCCATGCCGCGGCCTCCTGCCAGCCGGGCAGGTCGAGCGGGTCGCCGGTCCGGCCGTCGTGCCAGTTCGCCAGCCGGCTGCGCACCCGGTGCACGGTGTGCCGCAGGCCCCTCGGAACCTCGTCCGGCGCCGGCACCCACAGGCCCAGCTCGCCGTCCGGGCGCACGACGATCATCACCGGCTGCGCGATGTGCGGGAATCGCGTGCCGTCCCGCCCGAGCCCCAGCTCGAACCAGGTGACCACGGCGAAGCTGCCCTCCGGCCGGGCGAGCCGTGACAGCGCGGCCAGGGACAGATCCGGCAGCACCCCCGCCGATCCGGACGTGGCGCCGCTGGCCGCGGTCCGGATCCGGTGCACGGTGTCGCGCTGCAGTTCGCCGACGGTCAGCAGGGTGGCCAGCGGTTCCACGGCCTCCTCGCGCCCGGCGTAGGCCCAGACCGCGCCCGCCACCTCGGTCAGCCGCGCGGCGAGCGGCCGCAGCTGAAGTGCCGCGACGAGCGGGTCACCGAGCTCGCCGATCCGCGCGGCGATCGAGGCGGCGACGGCTTGCAGCGGCGCACGCCCGGCGGTATGTCCGTCCTGGTAGGCCGAGCGAGCCAGCTCGATGACCTCACGCGGGTCGCGCGCCGCGCCGCGGGCCCGGCGGTCGGCGTCGGCGATGGAGTACAGCGAGGTCGCGGCCCGGCCGCGAGCCTCCGCGAGCTGGGCCCGTAAGCCCAGCGCTTCGGAGGCGGCCACCTCGCCCAGCACGGCATCGATCCGGTCGAGCAGATCCCGGTGGGTCTCCGGGTCGGCCGCTCCCGCGACGATGAGGTTGCGCCACGCTCGGGTCAGCACCCGGATGAAGAGCCACCAGTGGACGTCGCCGGGCTCGGCGTCGTCCAGGGAGATGCCGGTCAGCACGGTCAGCGCGTCGTCATCGCGTCCCAGATCGTGCAGGGTCAGCCCGCGGGAGGCGCTGACCAGCGCCCGCGCCGTCGCCGTGTAGGCGAGCGGAGCGGTCCGTTCGAGTGCGGCCAGCGCCTCGGCGTGCCGGCCGTTGTTGCTCAGCAGGGCCGTGCGAGCGAACGCCGCCTCGAACTGCTCGAAGTATCCGGGACGACGCCGATGGAGATCTTCGACCACGGCCAGCGCACGGTCGACCGACCCCGCCTGATCGTAGGCGCCGGCCAGCAGCATCACGGTGTCGTCGTCGGCGTCGGGCAGCGCCGCCTCCAGCCGTGCGGTCTCCTCGGCCAAGCGGCCGGCTTCGAACAGCACCAGGTTCTGTGGGTCGCGGGCCTCCGGCACCGACCCGGCCCGGAAGAGCTGGCTGAGCAACGCGTCGACCAGACCTCCGTGGCCGAGATCGTCCACGGTCTGCCGCAGCGTCTCCACCAGCTCGGTGTCGACGTCTCCACCCCTGGTGAACTCCTCGTGCAGGATGCCGACGACCGCGGTCCGCACCGCCTCCACCTCGATGGTGGCCGCGGCCCGCGCCGGCGACACCGCGAACAGGCGCGCGCCGGGATGACGCCGAACCATGTGCTGGTGCATCAGGTACACCGCCGCCCAGTCCGCCGCCCGCGGGTTCGGGACGCGGCGCCGCAGGCAGACGAAGGCCCGCAACGCATGGAACGCGTACAGCCCGGTGTCCTCCTCGGGCGGTTCCATCGCGTTCAACGCGTCCAGTGCGGAGGCGGCCGGCGCCGCCCGCACGTAGAGCCCGATGTCGGTGTCCAGCAGATGTCTGAGGTGGCGGATGTCCGCGCCGGCCCAGTGCTCCAGCAGCCGCCGCCAGATCTCGACCTCGGCCGTGGCGAGCTGCTCCTCGGGCACCCCGGACAGCTCGGCCGCGGCGAGGACCGGACCGGTGAGCTCCCGCCATGACTTCCCCACGTCGGCCAGCAACGTTTCGGAGGCCGCGATGCGGCGCTGCACGATGGTCGCCACCTCGGCCATCGGGTTGGTCACGGCCCGCGTGGTGGTGACCGTCAACTCGTGGACGTCGTAGCCGAGCGGTGTCGGCATGAGGAACCAGTCGATGTAGAGATACTCCCGCGCGATCATCTCGTACTCGTCGGACGACGGCTCGAACGTCCCCGGCACCACCAGTTGCAACACCCGCTCGGGCCGTCCGTCGTCGGGTGCGGTGAACAGCCCGATGACCGTCGGACGCACGGGCAGGGGCGCCTGGCAGGCCGCACACCGCAGCACGGGCGGCTCGGTCAAGGCCGCGATCAGGTCGGCCAGCTCGCCAGGACTGTTGTCCCGGCACACCATCACCGCACCGGGCGGCGCGAGGAACGGCGACGGCGTCCCGCACTTCGCGCACACGGCGGCATCGGTGCTCACTCGTGTCAGTCAAACAGAACGCGACGCCACGGCGGCTCCCCCGGCCGGGTCGAATGTGTCGACATGATGCCGCACATCGTCCAGCTTCTTGACATTGGTGCGCCGTTTGTAAACCATCGATGCATGACCGCCGCTGCCGTCCCCTGGCGTGACACCAAACGTCCGCTGTGGCCCCTCGCCCTCGTCGTCCCCGTGCTGCCCTTCGCCGCCCTGCTCCTCGACGCCTGGTGGCTCACCCCGGTCTTCATCCTCGGCGTCATCCCGCTGATCGACGTCCTCGTCGGCGACGACCGCGTGAACCCGCCCGAGGAGGTGGTCCCCGCACTCCAGGCCTCGCCGTACTACCGCTGGATCACCTATCTGTTCCTGCCCGCCCAGTACGCCGCCCTGGTCGTGACCTGCGCCGTCTGGGCGCGCGGCCCGAGCGTCGCCGCCGCCGCCGGGCTGGTGCTCACCGCCGGCCTGGTCAACGGGATCGCCATCAACACCGCTCACGAACTCGGCCACAAGCGCGAGTCACTGGAACGCTGGCTCTCCAAGATCGCGCTCGCGCCGACCGGTTACGGGCACTTCTTCGTCGAGCACAACCGCGGCCACCACGTGCGGGTGGCGACTCCGGAGGACCCGGCCAGCTCCCGGCTCGGCGAGTCGTTCTGGAGCTTCTGGCCGCGTACCGTAAAGGGCAGTTTCCTGTCGGCCTGGAAGCTGGAGACCAGCCGGCACCGGCTCCGCGGGCGCAGCCCGTGGTCCTTGCGCAACGACATCCTGAACGCGTGGGCGATGACGGCGGTCCTGTTCACCGCCCTCGCCGTCGCGTTCGGACCGGGCGTGCTGATCTTCCTGGCCCTCCAGGCCGTCGTCGGTTTCTCGACCCTGGAAGCCGTCAACTACCTCGAGCACTACGGTCTGCTGCGCCAGCGCAACGCCGCCGGCCGCTACGAGAAGGTCGACCCGCGACACAGCTGGAACAGCGACCGCCTCACCACCAACGTCTTCCTGTTCCAGCTGCAACGCCACAGCGACCACCACGCCAACCCACTGCGCCGATACCAGACCCTGCGCAGCTTCGACGTCTCCCCGCAACTGCCCGCCGGCTACGCCACGATGCTGGTCCTCGCGCTGGTCCCGCCCCTGTGGCGCCGCGTCATGGACCCCCGCGTCCTGCGCCACTACAACGGCGACGTCACCAAAGCCAACACCAAACCCACGTTTTCGGTACGCCACGAGGACCGGTGACCACACGACGGCGCATCACCGATCCGGCCCGGCGCCGGGACGCGAAGCTCGAGCCCGTCAGTAGGGTGTGCTCATCGGCGTCACTGGAGGTTCCATGCCCAAGGGCTACTGGGTCAGCGTCTACCGCACCATCAAGGACCCGGAGAAGCTGGCTGCCTACAACAAGCTGGCTCGGACGGCCGTCGAGGCCGGGGGCGGCCGGACGATCGTCCGTGGCGGCCGGGTCGTGGCGCACGACGCCGGTATCGCCGAGCGCACCGTCCTGGTCGAGTTCGACAGCTTCGAGCAGGCCGTCGCGACGCACGAGAGCGCGGCCTACCGGGAGGCGCTGGTCGCCCTCTCCGACGGCGTCGAGCGCGACTTTCGCATCGTCGAGGGGGTCGACTGACGTCCGGCGACGGACTCGGTCAGGCTGCCGGAGTTCGCGCGGCCGCGCCGATCAGGGCAGGTGGCGGCGGACCTCGGTGAGGCGGTCGGTGAGGAAGGCGCGCTCGACCTCGTTGCCGGTGAGGGTGAGCGCCTCCTCGTACGCGACGGCCGCGGCCGGCCAGTCGCCGAGGCGGCGCAGGAAGTCGGCGTGGGTCGCGCTCAGGTAGCTGTAGGTGGCCAGCGCCGGCTCGCGCAGCAGCGGGGTCAGGGCGTCCAGGCCGGCCCGCGGGCCGTCCCGCATGCCGATGGCGGCGGCCCGGTTGAGCTGGACCACCGGCGAGTGCGGCCACATCCGCTGGAGCACCGTGTAGAGCGCGACGATCTCCGCCCAGTCGGTCTCCTCCCAGGTGCGGGCCTCGGCGTGGACGGCGGCGATGGCGGCCTCGACCGCGTACCGGGTCGGCGGCCCGCGGCGCAGGGCGTCGGTCAGCAGCGCGGCGCCCTCGGCGATCAGCTCGGTGTCCCAGGTGGAGCGGTCCTGCTCGGCGAGCAGGCGCAGCCGGCCGTCCGGGCCGACCCGGCCCGCGGCCCGGGCGTCGTTGAGCAGAAGCAGCGCGAGCAGGGCGCTGACCTCGGCGTCGGTCGGCATCAGCAGGTGCAGCAGGCGGGCCAGGTCGACGGCGCAGCCGGACAGGTCGGGGCGGATCAGCTCGGGACCGGACGGCGCGGTGTGCCCGGTCGTGTAGATCAGATGAACCACCTGGAGGACCGCGCCGACCCGCTCGCCGAGCTGGTCGGAGGAGGGCACCCGGTACGGGATCCGGGCCGTGGCGATCTTCTTCTTCGCGCGGGTGATCCGGGCCGCCATGGTGGACTCGGGCACCAGGAAGGCCCGGGCCACCTCGGCCGTCGACAGCCCGCAGACCAGCCGCAGGGTCAGCGCGACCTGCGCCTCCCGGGCCAGCGCCGGATGGCAGCAGGTGAAGAGCAGCCGCAGCCGGTCGTCGGCGACCAGGCCGTCCTCCGGGCCCGGCACGGTCTCCTCGGCGACCAGCAACGGCAGCGTCCGGCGGAACCGGGACTCCCGGCGCAGCACGTCCCGGGCCCGGTTCCGGGCGACCTGGGTGAGCCAGGCGCCCGGGCGGGCCGGCACCCCGGAGTCCGGCCAGACCAGCAGCGCCTGGGCGTACGCGTCCTGGGTGCACTCCTCGGCGAGGTCCAGATCCCGGGTGAGCTGCGCGGTCGTGGCCAGTACCTGGGCCCAGTCGCGGCGGTGCGCCGCAGCGACCGCCGCGACCACGTCCTCGTTCACCCGTGGAACACCACGGGACGGATCTCGACGCCGCTGTGCCCGGCACGGACCTCGGGCAGCAGCGCGGCCAGTGCCAGCACCTCGTCGAGGTCGGCGGCCTCCAGCAGGTAGAACCCGCCGAGCGCCTCCTTGGTGTCCAGGAACGGCCCGTCGGTGGTGATCAGGTCGCCGGTCACCCCACCGCGCAGGGTGGTCGCGCTCGGTGCGCTTTCGAGCTCCTCCCCGCCGAGGACGCGGGCGCCGGCGGCCTCGCGGAACGCGGCGTGGGCGGCCTCGAGCGCGGACCGTTCCGTGGCGCTCATCGCGTCCCACCGAGTGGCGTCGCCGTAGATCAGGAGCATGTACTTCGCCATAGCCGTTCCCCTCACGTCGCGGCCCGGATGGGGCCTCCTAACCTACGACGATCGGGAACCACCCCGGATCGACAGCGTCGCCGCGGCTACGGATGGAGAAGTGTCTCGGCGATCTGCCGCACCCGATCGGTCGTGATGCCGTCGCGTTGCTCCACGGCCAGCGGGTGGGGGTCGGTGGGGGAGAGCACCACGTGGGGCCGGGTGCCGACCGGCCCCGTGTGGACGTGGGTCTTGAGGCTGAGCGTCTCCACCGGATACACCGGCAGTTGCGTGCAGAGCCAGCCGAAGTACGCGGGTTCCCGTTCCCGCCCGGGCGTCGTCCACAGGTCGAGAGCGCGGCCGAAGTTGGCGCGGCTGAGCGACACCCACACGCCCCACTCGAAATCCTGGTCGGCGTCGAGCACGGGGATGATCAGGCGCGCCCGGACGAAGTAGTGCTCGGCCTGGATGACGCAGGTCTCCTCGTCGAGAATGCTGCGCTCGTCGTCCAGGAGGTGGTCGCTCCAGTGCGCGGGCGCCTGCGCCCCGTAGGAGAACGGCAGTCCGTCATGGTGCCGGCCGCAGCCCCGGCAGGTGAAACCTTGATCATCCACGCCGCGACGGTACAGGCCGGCGCCGCCACGGGTGGCGGCGCCGGCCGGGTGGCTCAGGGCAGGGTGACCTGGGCCGGGGTGGAGCGCTGGGTGGTGGTGCCGTCGCCGAGTTGGCTGTTGGCGTTGTTGCCCCAGCACCACAGGGCGGCGTCGGCGCGGAAGCCGCAGGTGTGGTAACCCGTGACGTGCTGGGCCGTCCAGGTGGTGGCGTCACCCACGCGTACCGGAACGGTGCGGTTGGTCGTGGAGTTGTCGCCGACCTGGCCGGTCATGTTGTTGCCCCAGCACCACAGGCTGCCGTCGACGCGGTTGGCGCAGACCGTGTTGAAGCCGGCGTCGACCCGGCTCCAGACGGCGGCACCGACCTGGACCGGAGCGGTCTGGTACGTGGTGCCGGTGCCCAGCTGGCCGTAACCGTTGTCACCCCAGCACCACAGGGTCGCGTCGGTGCGGGTGGCGCAGGCGAAGGCGTACCCGGCGGAGACCGCGGACCAGGTGGTGCCGGTGCCGACCTGGGCGGGGGTGGTGGCCGCGGTCAGCCGGCCGAGGCCGAGCTGCCCGTCGCCGTTGTCGCCCCAGCACCAGAGCGTCCCGTCGGTCCGCGTCCCGCAGCTGTGCCCGAACCCGGTGGTGACGCTCGCCCAGTTCGTCGCGGTGCCGACCTGGAGCGGGGTGGTCGCGGTGTACACCGACGACGAGACGCCGAGCTGGCTGAGCCGGTTGAAGCCCCAGCACCACAGCGTCCCGTCGGTCTTCACGCCGCAGGTGTGGCTGTCGCCGGCGCTGACGCTCGCCCAGTCGGCGGTGGCACCGACCCGGGTCGGGGTGTTGCGGCTGGCGGTGGTGCCGTCGCCGAGCTGGCCGCGGGTGTTGGCACCCCAGCACCAGAGCGAGCCGCCGGTCTGCACGCCGCAGGTGTAGCTGGTGCCGGCGTCGACGCTGGCCCAGCTCGCGGCGCCGACGCGTACCGGAGTGGTTTTCTTGATCGTGGTGCCGTCGCCGAGCTGGCCCTTGGCGTTGTCGCCCCAGCACCACAAACTCGCGTCACCGCGGACGGCGCAGGTGTGCGAGTAACCGGCGGCCACGGTGGCGCCGGCGGGTGGGGCGGCGGCCGCGGCCGGACCGGTCGTGCCGCTCAGGGCGAAACCGGTCAGGGCGGCGGCGGTGAGCAGGGCGCGCGCCATGAATGTGCGCATGTATTGATCACTCCAAGCCGGGGATCGAGGGGAGTGGGAGCGCTCCCAACGTGATTCTTACCATCGACGGTCGCCATTGACTAGAAGCGAACGTGTCGATACCGGCTTCGTGCCAGACCCCCGTGCGGGTGGTGCTGCGCCGTCCCCGGCCGCCGTAGAGTGCGCCGAAAGCGGGCTCCACCAGGAAGGACAAGTCAGTGAGACGCGGTTGGTTCGTCGCGCTTCTGTGCGCTCTGGTGATGCTGGCGGTCGTCGCCGGCGTCGCGCTCTCCCGGCTGAAGAAGCCCGGCACCCCGCAGGGTGCGGACACCGTCGTCACGACCGTCACCACCGCCCCCTCGGCCTCCACCGCCCCCGAGCCGGACGTGACCACGAGCCGGCCGAAGAGCGTCACGACCCGGAAGGTCACCGCCACCGGCAGCACGACGACGCCCACCGGCAGCGCCCCGGACGGCCCGGCCATCTCCTACTTCCGGGTGACCGGCAAGCCCTCCTGCCCGTCCGGCACCAACCAGGTCCAGTACGAGGGTGACCCGGTGGTCCTGGAGTGGAAGGTCACCGGCGCCGAGAAGACCACGCTCTCGGTCGACGGCCCCGGCATCTACGCCGAGTACGGCACCAAGGACTCCGCCACCCTGACCTTCTCCTGCGGCGGCGACCCGGGCAGCTATCAGGTGCACACCTACCTGCTGACCGCGATCGGCCCGGACGGCACCACGACCAAGAAGCTGACCGTCAAGGCGAAGGTCAACGAGATCACCACCGTCTGACTTTCTTTCGGTACGCCCTCCACCCGGCCCCACCGCACAGCCCCGTCCCGAGCCTCGACGCCAGGTCGCTCCCGCCTCACGGCCGCGAGGCCGCATCCGGGCTGAAGCGTCCCCTCGCGGTGGTCCGCCCCCACCTCGCGGCACCTGCATGACGTACAGTGCGGGCCCCACCCCGCAGTGACTGGAGCATGCATGTCGAGACTCGTTGCCGTGACCGTCGCCGTGGCGGCCCTGGCGGGGTGCGGCTCCGGTGAGCCCGCCGCTGAGCCGTCGGGACCGCTGACCGAGGCTCAGGCGGTCGCGGCCTGCCAGAAGGACCTCACCGAGCTGAACAGTGCGATGACCCCGCGGCTGCGGGAGCGGTTCGTGGTCCGGGACGGCGACCGGCAGATCCGCATCTACACGTCCGAGGCCGACAAGTGGATCAGCACTTGCCGGGTCGGCCCGTCCGGTGCCGAGGAGACGTTCGGCACCGTCACGACGGACGGGCCGGCCGACAAGATCACGTTGTACGGCGACCTGGATGCCGTACTGAAAGCGAAGGTCTTGATCGGGAAGCTGCCGGCCAAGGCGACCGGGATCACGGCGAAGCTGCCGTCCGGACGGACCCTGACCGGCTCCCGCGACGGTGATCTGTTCCTGGTGTGGGCCCCGGACACCCCGGTCGAGCGGGCCGTGCTGACCGCGACCGGCAAGGACGGCAAGGTGCTGGCCACGGTCACCGCGCCGGGCGTCTGAGGCCTACCCCGCGAGCCCGTTGTCGGCGAGCCACCGCGGGTCGGGCGCGACCGTCTGGAGCACCTCGACCAGCAGTCCGTCCGGCCCGGCGACCTGGAAGCGGCGCTGCCCCCACGGCTCGGTCACCAGCGGCATGACCACGTCCAGGCCGGTGGCCGACAGCCGGGCGTACTCGGCGTCGACGTCGGCGACCAGGAACGCCAGCAGCGTGCCGACCACGTTCTTGCCGCGGGTCGCCGCGGGCCACGACGCGTGGTCGCGCTGCACGAAGTCCAGGCTCAGGGCCGGGTGGTCGGCGTGCTGGGTGTTCACGTACCACCCCAGGTCGATGCCGACGGTGAACCCGAAGTGCTCGGCGAACCAGGCCGCACTCGCGGCCGGCCTCTCCGCCGCGACCGCCATGCCGACCAGACTGAACTTCATGAGCTGCTCCTGTCGAGAAGGTGACGCCCCACGATCGCGGCCCGGCCGGGATCGATCGGGGGACAACCGCTGGGTTATCGGCGGCCGACCACGTCGGCGACCTCGGTGCGGGACGAGACACCCAGCTTGCGCAGGATGTTCGAGACGTGCACGGCGGCCGTTTTCGGCGAGATGTAGAGGCGCCGGGCCAGCTCGGTGTTGGTCAGCCCGTCGCTGATCAGCACGGCCACCTCCCGCTCCCGCGGGGTCAGCGCGGCCGGTCCGGTCACCGCGTCCGCCGCGTCGGCCGGGGCCATGCCCAGCTGGGCACGGACCTGGTCGAGCTGCTCGACCCGCCAGCCTCGCCACTGGGCCAGCAGCGGCGCGGCGGCCTCGACGTGCGTGGCCGCCTCCGCCCGGCGATCGGCGGCGAGCAGGCAGCGGGCCGCCGCCACGTGCACGGTGCCGCGGGTCGGCGCCAGCAGGATGTGGGCGTCCGCGACGGACAGGTAGCCGGCCAGCGCCTCGGCGTGCCGGCCGTGCGCCTCGGCCAGCTGGGCGTCGACGACGGTCCGGTGCACGTCCCACACCTCGGCGTCGAGCAGCGTCTCGGCCAGCCGGTCCAGCCGGGCCGGCGACAGGCCGACGTGGAGTGCCGCGGTGATCAGGTCGTGCGCCTGCTCGCCGCTGCGCCAGGTCTGCCCGGCGAAGGCGGCCACCAGCTCGTCCATGATCGCCTCGGCCCGGGGCAGGTCACCGCGGCGGCAGGCCAGGTGGAACGCGAGGCCGGGGATCATCGTCGGCGGATTGTTCGGGTACACCGCCAGGTCGGCGATCAGCTGCTCGACCCGGTCCAGCTCGCCGGCCTCGAGGTAGAGCCCGGCGAGGAAGACGCCGTGATAGTCGGCCCAGCGCCCGCGCCGGCGGAAGCTGAGATCCTCCTCGCGGCCGCTCTCCAGGGCGCTGATCGCGGCGCCGAGGTCGCCGGCCCGGACGGCGAGCCGGGCCCTGTTCTGGTAATACGTGGCCTCGGCCAGCGACTCGAAACCGGCCCGCTCGGCGTCCACGCGCATCCGTTCCAGCATCGCGACGTGCTCGTCCGGCGACGACGGCGGCTCGCCCTGGACCAGCACGTTCAGGGCGCGGGCGGCCAGCACCCACTCGCCGGCGCGCTCGGCGTCGTCGACCAGCTCGGCCAGGATCTTGTGCCCGTCGGCCGCCGACTGCGGCCGGTCGGCGAGCGCCGAACCCTTCTCGACCAGCGCGGCCAGGCGGACCGCCGGCAGGTCGAACTCGTCGGCGAGCGCCAGCGCGCGGTCGGACCAGAGCAGCGCGGCGTCCAGCTCGTCGCGCAGGGTGGCGGACTGGGCGATCGCGGTCATCGCCCGGGCCTGGTCGGCGCCGGGCGGCAGCTGCGCGATCAGCGTCTCGATGTCCTGGGTCAGCGCGCCCATCTCGGCGGTCTCCCGGGACTCCCACGCGATCCGGACCAGCAGGTAGAGCGACTCGGCGCGGTCGGTGCTGGTGGTCGCCAGGTCCCGCCAGCGCCGTCCGTAGCGCAGCGCGTCGTCGAGCAGCCCCGCCAGCCACGCCGCCCGGGCCGCCGAGGCCAGCAACCCGGTGTCGTCGGGGACCTCGTCGAGACCCATCTCGGCCATCTGCAACGCCTGGTAGGCGGACCCGATCGACAGGTACAGCGCGGCGCCCTGCCGCGCGGCGACGATCATGTCGTCGTACCGCCCGGCGCCGCGGGCGTGGTGCGCGACCATGGCCGGGTCGGAGGAGCCGGCCCGCAGCAGGATGTCGAGCGCGGCCTCGTGCAGCCGCCGCCGCTGCCGGCCCAGCATCTGATCGGCGATCGCCTCCCGGACCAGGGCGTGCCGGAACGCGAACTCGTCCTCCCCGGACTCGACCAGCACACCCCGGGTGACCAGGTCGCGCAGCACCGCGATCAGCTCGTCCTCGCCGCTGCCGGTCACGTCGGCGAGCAGGTCGAACGGGATCCGGTGGCCGAGCACGGTGGCCGCCTCGACGATCCGGTGACTGACCGGGTCGAGGTCGTCGACCTGGCGGCGCAGCACGTCGGCGAGGCTCCACGGGAGGG
Above is a genomic segment from Actinoplanes ianthinogenes containing:
- a CDS encoding YciI family protein yields the protein MAKYMLLIYGDATRWDAMSATERSALEAAHAAFREAAGARVLGGEELESAPSATTLRGGVTGDLITTDGPFLDTKEALGGFYLLEAADLDEVLALAALLPEVRAGHSGVEIRPVVFHG
- a CDS encoding DUF2199 domain-containing protein, with product MDDQGFTCRGCGRHHDGLPFSYGAQAPAHWSDHLLDDERSILDEETCVIQAEHYFVRARLIIPVLDADQDFEWGVWVSLSRANFGRALDLWTTPGREREPAYFGWLCTQLPVYPVETLSLKTHVHTGPVGTRPHVVLSPTDPHPLAVEQRDGITTDRVRQIAETLLHP
- a CDS encoding RCC1 domain-containing protein; the protein is MRTFMARALLTAAALTGFALSGTTGPAAAAAPPAGATVAAGYSHTCAVRGDASLWCWGDNAKGQLGDGTTIKKTTPVRVGAASWASVDAGTSYTCGVQTGGSLWCWGANTRGQLGDGTTASRNTPTRVGATADWASVSAGDSHTCGVKTDGTLWCWGFNRLSQLGVSSSVYTATTPLQVGTATNWASVTTGFGHSCGTRTDGTLWCWGDNGDGQLGLGRLTAATTPAQVGTGTTWSAVSAGYAFACATRTDATLWCWGDNGYGQLGTGTTYQTAPVQVGAAVWSRVDAGFNTVCANRVDGSLWCWGNNMTGQVGDNSTTNRTVPVRVGDATTWTAQHVTGYHTCGFRADAALWCWGNNANSQLGDGTTTQRSTPAQVTLP
- a CDS encoding VOC family protein, translating into MKFSLVGMAVAAERPAASAAWFAEHFGFTVGIDLGWYVNTQHADHPALSLDFVQRDHASWPAATRGKNVVGTLLAFLVADVDAEYARLSATGLDVVMPLVTEPWGQRRFQVAGPDGLLVEVLQTVAPDPRWLADNGLAG
- a CDS encoding ATP-binding protein, whose protein sequence is MRTVRGGASPVMIGRESELRRLARLVSAREPAVAIIAGEPGIGKTRLVHELLGTVSAETVVLVGQAEPGSLSRPYEVLLDAIDGRPEVDEEQLAALTDPKRSPVERLHVGLAIVAELIGDAPAVIVFEDLHWADSESAALFERIADQQGPRLLIGTYRPDEVSRRQPVAGLLARMERRHAVAHVRLNRLTPAQTAAMLAAATGAPAPLRAATALHHRTGGNPFFLEELLRALPGYDVEGLVEQPLPWSLADVLRRQVDDLDPVSHRIVEAATVLGHRIPFDLLADVTGSGEDELIAVLRDLVTRGVLVESGEDEFAFRHALVREAIADQMLGRQRRRLHEAALDILLRAGSSDPAMVAHHARGAGRYDDMIVAARQGAALYLSIGSAYQALQMAEMGLDEVPDDTGLLASAARAAWLAGLLDDALRYGRRWRDLATTSTDRAESLYLLVRIAWESRETAEMGALTQDIETLIAQLPPGADQARAMTAIAQSATLRDELDAALLWSDRALALADEFDLPAVRLAALVEKGSALADRPQSAADGHKILAELVDDAERAGEWVLAARALNVLVQGEPPSSPDEHVAMLERMRVDAERAGFESLAEATYYQNRARLAVRAGDLGAAISALESGREEDLSFRRRGRWADYHGVFLAGLYLEAGELDRVEQLIADLAVYPNNPPTMIPGLAFHLACRRGDLPRAEAIMDELVAAFAGQTWRSGEQAHDLITAALHVGLSPARLDRLAETLLDAEVWDVHRTVVDAQLAEAHGRHAEALAGYLSVADAHILLAPTRGTVHVAAARCLLAADRRAEAATHVEAAAPLLAQWRGWRVEQLDQVRAQLGMAPADAADAVTGPAALTPREREVAVLISDGLTNTELARRLYISPKTAAVHVSNILRKLGVSSRTEVADVVGRR